One Capsicum annuum cultivar UCD-10X-F1 chromosome 2, UCD10Xv1.1, whole genome shotgun sequence genomic window carries:
- the LOC107860149 gene encoding probable xyloglucan endotransglucosylase/hydrolase protein 7, with protein sequence MATLTCSKYSAALLIFLYGLTFTFSVVRARPATFLQDFKVTWSDTHIKQLDGGRGIQLILDQNSGCGFASRSKYLFGQVSMKIKLVPGDSAGTVTAFYMNSDTDNVRDELDFEFLGNRTGQPYTVQTNVYVHGKGDKEQRVNLWFDPSADFHTYTILWNHHHAVFSVDGIPIRAYKNNEAKGIPFPKFQAMGVYSTLWEADDWATRGGLEKINWSKAPFYAYYKDFDIEGCAMPGPANCASNPRNWWEGAAYQQLSPVQARQYRWVRMNHMIYDYCTDKSRNPVPPPECRAGI encoded by the exons ATGGCCACATTGACTTGCTCAAAATATTCAGCTGCCCTTCTTATATTTCTCTATGGCTTGACCTTTACATTCTCAGTAGTGAGGGCACGACCAGCCACCTTTTTACAGGATTTTAAAGTCACTTGGTCTGACACTCACATAAAACAACTCGATGGAGGCCGTGGAATTCAGCTTATTCTAGACCAAAATTCAG GATGTGGATTTGCTTCGAGGAGCAAATATTTGTTTGGACAAGTAAGCATGAAGATCAAGCTCGTTCCTGGTGACTCCGCAGGAACCGTCACTGCCTTTTAC ATGAACTCGGACACTGATAATGTCAGAGACGAACTTGACTTCGAATTCTTGGGAAACAGGACAGGGCAGCCGTACACTGTTCAGACTAATGTTTATGTCCATGGAAAAGGTGACAAGGAACAAAGGGTCAACCTTTGGTTCGACCCATCAGCTGATTTTCACACCTACACCATTCTTTGGAACCACCATCACGCCGT gTTCTCCGTGGACGGAATACCCATTAGAGCGTACAAGAACAACGAAGCAAAAGGAATCCCATTCCCCAAATTTCAAGCCATGGGAGTTTACTCAACATTGTGGGAAGCTGACGACTGGGCAACAAGGGGTGGCTTAGAGAAAATAAATTGGAGCAAAGCTCCATTTTACGCATACTACAAGGACTTTGACATAGAGGGATGTGCAATGCCAGGACCAGCAAATTGTGCCTCTAACCCACGCAATTGGTGGGAAGGAGCTGCCTACCAACAACTCAGCCCTGTACAAGCAAGGCAATATCGTTGGGTTCGTATGAACCATATGATTTATGATTACTGCACCGATAAATCGAGAAACCCCGTCCCCCCACCTGAGTGTAGggctggaatttga